CGCGGCCGGTCCGGTCGGCAGGGCGATCCGGGATCTTCCCAGTTTTTTGTTTCCACTGAAGATGATTTAATGAGAATTTTCGGCGGGGACCGGATGAAAGGCTTAATGAAGACTTTGCGCGTGCCGGAAGATATGCCGATTGAAAACCGGATGGTTTCCAAGTCAATTGAATCCGCCCAGACAAAGGTTGAAGGCAATAATTTTGATATCCGCAAGCACTTGGTGGAATATGATGATGTGATAAACAAACACCGTGAATCAATTTACAGGAAGAGGAGGGAGATATTGGAACTAGCTCAAAATTCCAATAACCAAGAATCAATAATCAAATCACCGCCTGGGCGGGATCCCGCCCACAATAAGATCTATAATAAAGTGGCTGGACAAGATTCAAATTCCAATAACCAAAATGATAAAAAAGAAAGTGAAGAAAGCTCTTCGGTCCCTCAACAAAATTCAGGACAGGCAGGAGGGGGGGAGACGGGTAAAGATGAGAGCAGAACTTTAGCTGGCATAATATTGGATATGGCGGAGAACGAAATTGAGCAGGTGGTAAGTTTTCATACGGCTTCGGAAAATGTTAAGGATTGGAATTTGGCGGAAATTTATGAGGTGGTCTCCACTATTTTTCCGGTAGAAAAAGGATTAAAAGACGATTTATCCGCCTTTGCCGAAGACGAGGGAAAATTAAATAAGGCCAAAGCCCGCACGGTTATTATTGAGCATTTAGCGAAGCTGGCAGGAGAAAATTATGAAAAAATGAAAGAGCAGTTTAAGGGCATCAACGCCGGGTTTAATTTTTCCGAGATTGAAAAAGCGATTTTAATCCGTTCTATTGACACTTTATGGATTGAGCATCTGGATGCGATGGATTACATGCGCCGGGGCATCGGCCTGCGGGGTTATGGCCAGCGCGATCCCTTGGTTGAATACAAAAAAGAAGCCTATCATCTTTTTAACGAGTTAAACGGTTTAATTCAGAAAGAAGTGGTTTATTCCATTTTTAAAGTTGGCGACATGAGCCAGGTTAAGGCCCCGAGTTTAGCGGATAGGGCGAAACAGTTTAGCGCTCCGGCCAAAACCATGGATGAGAAAACTTCTTCCTTTTCCGGATTTAAGCAGGCGGACAAGGGCAGTAATTCCGGCACCATAGATATGGTTAAGCCAAAACAGAAAAATGCCCAAGGAGAAAAAATCGGCCGCAACGACCCTTGCCCGTGCGGGTCAGGGAAGAAGTACAAGAAGTGCTGTGGGAAGTAGTTTGTGGGATTCTTAGGATTCTTAAGACTCTTAGGATTTTTGGGAAAATTTTCAGAAAGAAAAGAATAATGCAAACCCATAAAGGGTTTACGATATCCTGGGCGGAATTAAGATTGCTTTTAGATAAGTTTATGGCAAACAATAATAAAAAAGTACTGATTCTAACCGGGCCGGGAGGGTCTGGCAAAACCACAATGGCTGATTTGTTAGTGAAGAGACGCGGTTTTATCAAAGTTGACGGCGATTATTTGGATAGTGAATTTTTTCCCGAAGGGCGCCACTGGGTCCCGGAAAATTTTAAGAAATTAAAACAAGCGCACGATAAAATCTTTATTGAAGTAAAGAAAGCATTTGATAAAGGCGAGAATGATGTCGTTCTTGATTATATTATATTTGGACATTATTTAGAATTTCTTGAAAAGTTTAAAAAAGAATTCGGGGATAATTTAGAAATTAAAGTTTTATTCCCGACCAAAGAAGAAACTATAAAAAGAGATAAGGAGCGCGAATGCTGGACAACCGGCGTTGAACGGATAGCAGCGGTTCGCGCCGAATTTGAAGCTATCAGAGACACGATGGGCAGTGATAATTTTTTTGATACGACCGGACAAACGCCTGACGAAACTTTTGAGAAATATTTTAAGGGTCAAAATTTATGATTAACTATCAAGACTTCGAGAAAGTGGATATAAGAGTTGGAGAAATTATAAAAGCAGAAGATTTTCCCGAAGCCAAAAAGCCAGCCTACAAGCTGACAATAGATTTTGGTCCGGAAATTGGCGTAAAAAAATCATCTGTCCAGATTACAAAGCGCTATACTAAGGAGGAGCTCATAGGAAAACAGGTGATAGGAGTAGTGAATTTTTCGCCCAAACAGATTGGCCCATTTGTGTCTGAAGTTTTAACTCTCGGATTGCCGGATGAAAATGGAGACGTAGTATTATTATCTCCAACGAAAAAGGTGCCAAAGGGCGGGAAAATGTTCTAAAATTTTACAGACTAGGGAATAAAATGTGCTATAGAAAAACAAAAGTATGAAAATAATTTTAGGCTCTGGTTTAAAATGGCGCAAGGCGATGCTGGAGAAAATGGGTTATGATTTTGAAGTTGTAACGGCTGATATTAATGAAAAAGCGATTCGCAGTAATGATTATTACGTTTTGCCGATTAAAATAGCTCGCGCTAAAGCCGAGGCCATAAGGCAAAAAATCAAGGAGCCGGTTCTTCTAATCACGGCTGACCAAGTCGTGCTCTATAACGGCGAATTGCGGGAAAAGCCGAAAGATGAACGCCAGGCGCGGGAGTTCCTGCTTTCCTATAAAAAATATCCGGCAGAAATTATTAACGCGGTGGTCGTGACAAATACCGCAAGCGGTAAACGCGCGCAAGGGATTGATATAGCCAAAGCTTACTTTAAAGAAATTCCTGAAGAAGTTATTGATAAACTTGTAGAGATGGAAGACATTTTAAACTCGGCTGGCGGATTTTTGGCAGAGCATGAATTATTACAGCCCTATCTTAAAAAATACGAAGGCAAAGAAGGAAACAGCCTTGGGCTGCCAAAGGCATTAACCGAGCGTCTTATTCTTGAGGTTCAAGAAATATAAAAAGTGTCATGGACAATAAAAAAGGATATCGCAAGCCCATAAAGAGTTTACGATATCCCGGGGAGAATATTTGACTAAATTTAAAAAATAAATTAAGCTATTTTCAAAATAACAGCACATTAACCTTATAAGAGGGAGGGTATGATTTATGGCTCATAATCATGACGTAAAATTCCGCAAGGTTAACCGAGGAGGCAAAAAGTCATCAGGCTCTTCTCATATCTGCCGGAGATGCGGCGCAGGTTTGAGTAAAACAAGAATTAAAGAAAGAAAACATTTATGCTTTGATTGCGAACAAAAGTAGGGTTCGCGGGCAAGTTTATGGCCATAAAAAGGAAAAAGAAAAAAAGTTAACCCGTGGTTGACGCAACGCCGCGGGTTTTCTTTTTGACTTTTATCATTTTTTAGGTTATTTTATAGATATAAGTCATGCAAATGATTTTTTAATTTATGGTAGAAAAAAATAATAAAAATACGGGAAAAAACAGCTCTCTTCCGGCTATGGAAGAGGAGATTTTGAATTTTTGGGAGAAAAATAGAATTTTTGAAAAATCCGTGAAAAATCCCCCTCGCCCCCAAGGGGGTAAATCCCCCCTACCCCCCTTTGCTAAAGGGGGTATTAAGGATTATGTTTTTTATGACGGGCCGCCTTTTGCGACCGGAACTCCGCATTACGGGCATATTGTTGCTAGTTTAATGAAAGATATTGTGCCGCGATATTGGACCATGAAAGGATTTAGGATAGAAAGAAAATGGGGCTGGGATTGTCATGGCTTGCCCATTGAGAATATAGTTGAGAAAGAAATGGGGACTAAAAGCAAAAAAGATATTGAAGAAAAAGGAATTGATAAATT
This portion of the Patescibacteria group bacterium genome encodes:
- a CDS encoding AAA family ATPase yields the protein MANNNKKVLILTGPGGSGKTTMADLLVKRRGFIKVDGDYLDSEFFPEGRHWVPENFKKLKQAHDKIFIEVKKAFDKGENDVVLDYIIFGHYLEFLEKFKKEFGDNLEIKVLFPTKEETIKRDKERECWTTGVERIAAVRAEFEAIRDTMGSDNFFDTTGQTPDETFEKYFKGQNL
- a CDS encoding tRNA-binding protein, producing the protein MINYQDFEKVDIRVGEIIKAEDFPEAKKPAYKLTIDFGPEIGVKKSSVQITKRYTKEELIGKQVIGVVNFSPKQIGPFVSEVLTLGLPDENGDVVLLSPTKKVPKGGKMF
- a CDS encoding Maf family protein, which gives rise to MKIILGSGLKWRKAMLEKMGYDFEVVTADINEKAIRSNDYYVLPIKIARAKAEAIRQKIKEPVLLITADQVVLYNGELREKPKDERQAREFLLSYKKYPAEIINAVVVTNTASGKRAQGIDIAKAYFKEIPEEVIDKLVEMEDILNSAGGFLAEHELLQPYLKKYEGKEGNSLGLPKALTERLILEVQEI